From one Mytilus galloprovincialis chromosome 13, xbMytGall1.hap1.1, whole genome shotgun sequence genomic stretch:
- the LOC143057282 gene encoding phospholipid scramblase 1-like isoform X3 yields the protein MNQQNKVNPVDGQPPAYGMQPGYGNPPPGLANVQQQWAPAVQSMPGCPPGLEYLTTLDQVLIKQQIELLEAFTGWEQNNKYKVMNNQGQQVYFAAEDTDMCMRQCCGPQRSFVIHITDNMNQEVIRLSRDFKCCAGCCWCANADGCAHEVMIEAPVGQVVGYARQEYSSWSPNFTLRDADRNPILRIHGPCCVLNMPCCEDTFNVWSKDDTREVGTICKQKGLQEFFVDANTFGATFPQDLDVKVKAAMLGAVFLIDFMYFEKSGGKR from the exons atgaatCAACAAAATAAAG tgaATCCTGTAGATGGACAACCGCCAGCCTATGGAATGCAACCAGGCTATGGAAACCCTCCACCAG GTTTAGCAAATGTTCAACAGCAATGGGCTCCAGCAGTACAGAGTATGCCCGGATGTCCCCCAGGTTTagaatacctgacaacattagATCAAGTTTTAATCAAACAACAAATTGAACTTTTAGAAG CATTTACAGGCTgggaacaaaacaacaaatacaaagTAATGAATAATCAAGGCCAACAAGTTTATTTTGCAGCAGAAG ataCAGACATGTGCATGAGACAGTGTTGTGGACCTCAAAGAAGCTTTGTGATACACATTACAGACAACATGAATCAG GAAGTAATACGTCTGTCTAGGGACTTTAAATGTTGTGCAGGATGTTGTTGGTGTGCAAACGCTGATGGATGCGCACATGAGGTAATGATAGAAGCTCCTGTTGGGCAGGTAGTTGGATACGCAAGACAAGA ATACAGCAGTTGGTCTCCGAATTTCACATTGAGAGATGCTGACCGGAATCCAATATTGAGAATTCATGGTCCATGTTGTGTTCTCAATATGCCATGTTGTGAAGATACATTTAAT GTATGGTCAAAAGATGATACGCGAGAAGTTGGCACAATCTGTAAACAAAAAGGTTTACAAGAATTCTTTGTGGATGCTAACACATTCGGAGCTACAT TTCCACAAGATCTTGATGTAAAGGTGAAAGCAGCGATGCTTGGAGCAGTATTCTTAATT GACTTTATGTATTTCGAGAAATCCGGAGGAAAAcgttaa
- the LOC143057282 gene encoding phospholipid scramblase 1-like isoform X4, producing the protein MNQQNKVNPVDGQPPAYGMQPGYGNPPPGLANVQQQWAPAVQSMPGCPPGLEYLTTLDQVLIKQQIELLEAFTGWEQNNKYKVMNNQGQQVYFAAEDTDMCMRQCCGPQRSFVIHITDNMNQEVIRLSRDFKCCAGCCWCANADGCAHEVMIEAPVGQVVGYARQEYSSWSPNFTLRDADRNPILRIHGPCCVLNMPCCEDTFNVWSKDDTREVGTICKQKGLQEFFVDANTFGATFPQDLDVKVKAAMLGAVFLIDFMYFERKQ; encoded by the exons atgaatCAACAAAATAAAG tgaATCCTGTAGATGGACAACCGCCAGCCTATGGAATGCAACCAGGCTATGGAAACCCTCCACCAG GTTTAGCAAATGTTCAACAGCAATGGGCTCCAGCAGTACAGAGTATGCCCGGATGTCCCCCAGGTTTagaatacctgacaacattagATCAAGTTTTAATCAAACAACAAATTGAACTTTTAGAAG CATTTACAGGCTgggaacaaaacaacaaatacaaagTAATGAATAATCAAGGCCAACAAGTTTATTTTGCAGCAGAAG ataCAGACATGTGCATGAGACAGTGTTGTGGACCTCAAAGAAGCTTTGTGATACACATTACAGACAACATGAATCAG GAAGTAATACGTCTGTCTAGGGACTTTAAATGTTGTGCAGGATGTTGTTGGTGTGCAAACGCTGATGGATGCGCACATGAGGTAATGATAGAAGCTCCTGTTGGGCAGGTAGTTGGATACGCAAGACAAGA ATACAGCAGTTGGTCTCCGAATTTCACATTGAGAGATGCTGACCGGAATCCAATATTGAGAATTCATGGTCCATGTTGTGTTCTCAATATGCCATGTTGTGAAGATACATTTAAT GTATGGTCAAAAGATGATACGCGAGAAGTTGGCACAATCTGTAAACAAAAAGGTTTACAAGAATTCTTTGTGGATGCTAACACATTCGGAGCTACAT TTCCACAAGATCTTGATGTAAAGGTGAAAGCAGCGATGCTTGGAGCAGTATTCTTAATT gaCTTCATGTACtttgaaagaaaacaatga
- the LOC143057282 gene encoding phospholipid scramblase 1-like isoform X2, with amino-acid sequence MNQQNKVNPVDGQPPAYGMQPGYGNPPPGLANVQQQWAPAVQSMPGCPPGLEYLTTLDQVLIKQQIELLEAFTGWEQNNKYKVMNNQGQQVYFAAEDTDMCMRQCCGPQRSFVIHITDNMNQEVIRLSRDFKCCAGCCWCANADGCAHEVMIEAPVGQVVGYARQEYSSWSPNFTLRDADRNPILRIHGPCCVLNMPCCEDTFNVWSKDDTREVGTICKQKGLQEFFVDANTFGATFPQDLDVKVKAAMLGAVFLIDFMYLEKSSGGAAGY; translated from the exons atgaatCAACAAAATAAAG tgaATCCTGTAGATGGACAACCGCCAGCCTATGGAATGCAACCAGGCTATGGAAACCCTCCACCAG GTTTAGCAAATGTTCAACAGCAATGGGCTCCAGCAGTACAGAGTATGCCCGGATGTCCCCCAGGTTTagaatacctgacaacattagATCAAGTTTTAATCAAACAACAAATTGAACTTTTAGAAG CATTTACAGGCTgggaacaaaacaacaaatacaaagTAATGAATAATCAAGGCCAACAAGTTTATTTTGCAGCAGAAG ataCAGACATGTGCATGAGACAGTGTTGTGGACCTCAAAGAAGCTTTGTGATACACATTACAGACAACATGAATCAG GAAGTAATACGTCTGTCTAGGGACTTTAAATGTTGTGCAGGATGTTGTTGGTGTGCAAACGCTGATGGATGCGCACATGAGGTAATGATAGAAGCTCCTGTTGGGCAGGTAGTTGGATACGCAAGACAAGA ATACAGCAGTTGGTCTCCGAATTTCACATTGAGAGATGCTGACCGGAATCCAATATTGAGAATTCATGGTCCATGTTGTGTTCTCAATATGCCATGTTGTGAAGATACATTTAAT GTATGGTCAAAAGATGATACGCGAGAAGTTGGCACAATCTGTAAACAAAAAGGTTTACAAGAATTCTTTGTGGATGCTAACACATTCGGAGCTACAT TTCCACAAGATCTTGATGTAAAGGTGAAAGCAGCGATGCTTGGAGCAGTATTCTTAATT
- the LOC143057282 gene encoding phospholipid scramblase 1-like isoform X1 produces the protein MNQQNKVNPVDGQPPAYGMQPGYGNPPPGLANVQQQWAPAVQSMPGCPPGLEYLTTLDQVLIKQQIELLEAFTGWEQNNKYKVMNNQGQQVYFAAEDTDMCMRQCCGPQRSFVIHITDNMNQEVIRLSRDFKCCAGCCWCANADGCAHEVMIEAPVGQVVGYARQEYSSWSPNFTLRDADRNPILRIHGPCCVLNMPCCEDTFNVWSKDDTREVGTICKQKGLQEFFVDANTFGATFPQDLDVKVKAAMLGAVFLIDFMYFEKSSGGAAGY, from the exons atgaatCAACAAAATAAAG tgaATCCTGTAGATGGACAACCGCCAGCCTATGGAATGCAACCAGGCTATGGAAACCCTCCACCAG GTTTAGCAAATGTTCAACAGCAATGGGCTCCAGCAGTACAGAGTATGCCCGGATGTCCCCCAGGTTTagaatacctgacaacattagATCAAGTTTTAATCAAACAACAAATTGAACTTTTAGAAG CATTTACAGGCTgggaacaaaacaacaaatacaaagTAATGAATAATCAAGGCCAACAAGTTTATTTTGCAGCAGAAG ataCAGACATGTGCATGAGACAGTGTTGTGGACCTCAAAGAAGCTTTGTGATACACATTACAGACAACATGAATCAG GAAGTAATACGTCTGTCTAGGGACTTTAAATGTTGTGCAGGATGTTGTTGGTGTGCAAACGCTGATGGATGCGCACATGAGGTAATGATAGAAGCTCCTGTTGGGCAGGTAGTTGGATACGCAAGACAAGA ATACAGCAGTTGGTCTCCGAATTTCACATTGAGAGATGCTGACCGGAATCCAATATTGAGAATTCATGGTCCATGTTGTGTTCTCAATATGCCATGTTGTGAAGATACATTTAAT GTATGGTCAAAAGATGATACGCGAGAAGTTGGCACAATCTGTAAACAAAAAGGTTTACAAGAATTCTTTGTGGATGCTAACACATTCGGAGCTACAT TTCCACAAGATCTTGATGTAAAGGTGAAAGCAGCGATGCTTGGAGCAGTATTCTTAATT gacTTCATGTACTTTGAAAAATCGTCAGGAGGAGCCGCAGGCTATTGA
- the LOC143057283 gene encoding lysozyme-like — MLALQFSLKVLVIILTIHAELILAGISDKCLACICKVESGCKRNIGCRLDGGSYSCGPFQIKNVYWKDCYRPGRGYRQCANNYYCAKRCTKTYMRRYGGRRCGTTCEDYARMHNGGPTGCRKSSTRSYWRKIRAAGCRRNS, encoded by the exons atgCTGGCTCttcaattttctttaaaagttttgGTCATCATTTTGACCATCCATGCTGAGTTAATATTAGCAG GAATTTCTGACAAGTGCCTGGCATGTATTTGTAAA GTAGAATCAGGATGTAAAAGGAACATAGGATGCCGTTTGGATGGCGGATCATATTCCTGTGGACCCTTTCAGATAAAAAACGTGTACTGGAAAGACTGTTATCGACCGGGCAGGG GTTATAGACAGTGTGCGAACAACTACTATTGTGCAAAGAGATGTACAAAGACTTATATGAGACGTTACGGGGGTAGAAGATGTGGAACGACTTGTGAAGATTACGCACGCATGCATAATGGAGGTCCTACTGGTTGTAGGAAAAGTTCCACTAGATCGTACTGGAGAAAAATCAGGGCGGCAGGCTGCAGAAGAAATAGCTAA